tatatttatataagtaaaaagtaaaaatttacatgcagtaattatttgtatctaaagttaatatttaaaaattattagatcatttaattaaattatcatttatcaatttttaattataaattttatataaatacgATTGTACGTGAATATTCActatttatatatgttattttatatatttttaatatatattttatatttttaaacatgACATGATTGAATATTGCTagaaattcataaattttagAGTGAAGGttcaattatatatttatatgtatatcgtgcatatttttttttgtcctttttaaaaaaaattgtgtctATATACGTACATAATTTGGATTCAAGTAATTTTTGATATGTTGGAAAAATCCTTATCTCTTTATCAAAGTTTTATAGTATCTTTCAAATGAGAAGTTGAGGGGCCACTATACCATGTGCTTACATTAATTAGTGTTGCTTTATTTCGTTGTTTTGCTTTAATTGATTTTATGATTCTGATTTCCTCAAATGTAAACCCGAATTGAAGGTGTTCCCATATGTGACATGAAGCGTTCTCActtctctttctctctgttttttCTTATAAGAAATCTAGTTTCTTAATTCCTAGCTATAACACAAGAAAGCAAGTTTGCATGTTGTTGTTGCCAGCATCCATAACTAAACACTACCTAACTACCGAAGCCTACTCAACCAATGGCTCCGATTTTCAAAAGGAATgaaaaaagaagcaaaagaaaaaggaattagAAAAAAGGACGCTTATTACGTTTCActgtttttttaataatttaaattagccTTTGAACCTCACAAAACTAGTAAGGTCAACAttacataaattttgaaaaaagtcAACAATGTAATAGATAAGTTAATCGGAGGAAATTCCTTCCTTAAAAAGCATGAAGTCAATTCAGTgatggaatttttttttttctcaaattcaTATACCTGTAATCGCGTGAAGTTAACAATATCTATTGTCACTGTGCTTAGTGCATGACAACTATGTTTCCATTCCTTTGAAACGGCATTTTTTCCACCTAACAATAGCGAAAGGTGAATGGATTTAAACTTCAATTGGTGGGTTTGTATTTGGCTGTTATAGCTAAAGTTTGACATACACACATACCTTTTATACTTTATAGACTCTTTCGTTGTTTTGCTAATTTGAAAGCCTCAATTCCGTTTATACATGATCCACAAAAATGGGGGCAAAAGAGATGAAAGAAAATTGAGGGCAGCTCACCCTACTTGTTAATGTCAAATGCATACATACACATCACATCACTATGTCCACATCTTGATTATGAATTGAGAAATTCTTAGTGCATTTTTAACCTCCAGAGTTCTATGAAACTAGACATTAAAAAACATAAatcacttttaaaaaaaaaatcaaatctaactaaaatggttaaaattattattagtaaaagTTTTAAACTCTTTGTTTTAATAAAATACATTAGAAATTTAAActttatataaatttttcatattttttaattagtaacACTATAAAAGAGAACTAATCAGAGAGGTTAGTTAAGATACttgttaaatttatttttaatataattttttcaataataacACTATGACATTTGCTAGccaaacccctaataaaattaaaataaaaagtctACTTCAAACACAATCATACAAAAATTGGCTACACCTATGAACAAATAAATGTATctcaaataaaagaaataaatcctATTTCTGTTATGAATATATCTAATTCCAATCATGTTATGCAAGAATCTCTTATACTCTACAAGTTTGAAGTTTATAGATCACTAAATTGTAATAGTTAATTGGTTTTGAGTAGGGTATTGATCCAAGATCCACTGCCAATCTTTTCAACAACTCAATATGCATTGGCGAGAAGACAGTGAACAATGAAGAATGTTTCACACTAAAACTAGAAGCAGAGTCAGCATCACTTAAAGCAAGAAGCAGCAGCAATGTAGAAATAATCCAACACACACTATGGGGCCATTTCAGCCAGAGAACAGGCCTTCTTGTTCAATTACAAGACTCCTACTTGCTCAAACTCAAGTCCTCGCCGTCATCCCAATCCTGCGACGCGCCCGTATTCTGGGAAACCAACATGGAGTCCCTAATACAAGACTACAGAGCCGTGGACGGCATCCAAATCGCGCACGCCGGGAAGACATCCGTGTCGTTGTCAAGGTTCGGAGCCGAGGGGCCGAATGGTTTTTCTAGGACAAGAATGGAAGAGACATGGAAAATTGAAGAAGTGGATTTTAATATTAAAGGCTTGTCCATGGAATGTTTCTTGCCACCTAGTGATTTGAAGAGAGGTGAACAACATAAAGCAGGGGAAGTGGCTACCACCATTACTACTACTTCTACTACaagcaacaataataataacaatgctAATAAGTTGCCATTTAAGATTCGACAAGCTTCTTTTAAGATTAGTGCTTCCAAAGTAGCTGCTGTTAACTTGGATGATTCAAGTGATGAAAGTGAAAGTGATGAGGACGTAATGATCCAAGAGTGAGACACATCTTGTAATGCAAATTAAATTTGCTTGTGTTCCTTTTGTAAATACACCATCCCATTTCTATGATGGTGCTTGCTTGGTCAAGTTTTTAGGCTAGTTGTAGCAGCACACATATATAGAAGTTATGTAACTTAATTCCTTTTTacttcttaattaattaattagttattctattccCATCTAAGGGAAACCTTAAAAACAAAAGGCTATATAAAATCCAGTATTGATGCGAACATTTTTtatatagattatttttagataaactCATGTAGAAATAGTAAATGCATATTAGATAGAGTTGagtctaaaaataatataattacttGGAAGAAATGTATATTAAATCCAACCTGGTTTGTGtacttattttattaaacaaTTTATTAGAATACTGAATTTCATCAGTTATGGAAGAAATGTGGGTCAAACCGTCTTTTCCAtttctttttttggtttttggtattgattttgtaaaaaaaatattaatatttggGCCTGAACAACAACATGACGAAGCTCTTGGGCTTGCAACTTGTATGGCGTAGGCAATAACGTAAAAATCGAAAGTATAGGGGCAGATCTAGAAATTTCCAGAAACATAAGGCGAAAAGAACGTTCTAGAAATGTGAAGATTTTTCTTACCACACTAAAAAAACAAGGCCCCTCCCCTTTCGCATCATCAACCACACTGCGAATCCACATTCTTCTCTGATCTTAACTTTTGAAGTCTGAAACAACAAAAATGTCTCTCATTCCCACTTTCTTCGGTCGCCGACCCACCCCGTTCGACCCCTTCGCTCTCGATGCCTGGGATCCATTCGAAACCTTCCCGTTCCCTCCCGTTCCCTTGCGCCGCCACCACCAGCAGCAGCAGTTATTCCCTGCCGAAGCGTCGTCGTTTTTGCGCGCCAATGTTGACTGGAAGGAGACACCTGCTGCTCACGTGTTCAAGGCGGATGTGCCTGGCttgaagaaggaagaggtgAAGGTTGAGATCGAGGACGATAGGGTGCTCCGAATCAGCGGTGAGAGGAACCGCGAGAGCGAGGAGAGGAATGACACGTGGCACCGCGTAGAGCGAAGTAGCGGCAGGTTCGAGAGAAGCTTCAGGCTCCCCGAGAATGCCATGGTTGATCAGGTCAAGGCCGCCATGGAAGACGGTGTTCTCACCGTCACCGTTCCCAAGGTTCAGAACAGGAAGAAGGCTGACGTCAGATCCGTTCAGATCTCCGGCTGATGTGTAGTTAGAACCCTAGAATTCTGTTGTCAAATTGTGTTTTACTCGAATGCTATTGTCGATTTGTGTATAAGGATGGATTATGCTTACTGTGCGAGTGAATGTAAAACTTCCTTGTGCGTTTTGCCTTGTTAATTTCTGTTTCTTAATTTGGTTGGTTGTGGATTTCTTAGTTCGTAGTGCTGCATTTCTCCCAAATGGCCAAATCGCAATTGGGGTTAACAAATTCTACTAGCTTAAGAAGAATTACAGGTTAAGAAAGTTGGAATGTGAGCTAAAGGTGTTTATAATTTACGAAATACGAATTTGTTGAGGTCTTGAGGAGACATGTGACATGTTAGTGTATGTGTGAGAGCTGGACTCAAGTATGTCAATAATTCGATCGCCCGT
The Arachis stenosperma cultivar V10309 chromosome 7, arast.V10309.gnm1.PFL2, whole genome shotgun sequence genome window above contains:
- the LOC130942187 gene encoding 17.3 kDa class I heat shock protein-like codes for the protein MSLIPTFFGRRPTPFDPFALDAWDPFETFPFPPVPLRRHHQQQQLFPAEASSFLRANVDWKETPAAHVFKADVPGLKKEEVKVEIEDDRVLRISGERNRESEERNDTWHRVERSSGRFERSFRLPENAMVDQVKAAMEDGVLTVTVPKVQNRKKADVRSVQISG
- the LOC130941547 gene encoding uncharacterized protein LOC130941547; this encodes MKKLCRNLDREDGLETVLEVPIPEEIFISKNRAWQNMKSWMKPNAEPTSSSSSVFGGKTTEIQLLLGVIGAPLLPFPISSHNNNQPIISRNIKHHNNIEGSMAKYIVKQYVAAVGGERALNSVESMYAMGQVRVGSSEFWGGEEGVMKKKKKKKRTTKEVAAAAGEMGGFVVWQKKPELWCLELVVSGYKISAGSDGKVAWRQTPWHHSHASRGPPRPLRRLIQGIDPRSTANLFNNSICIGEKTVNNEECFTLKLEAESASLKARSSSNVEIIQHTLWGHFSQRTGLLVQLQDSYLLKLKSSPSSQSCDAPVFWETNMESLIQDYRAVDGIQIAHAGKTSVSLSRFGAEGPNGFSRTRMEETWKIEEVDFNIKGLSMECFLPPSDLKRGEQHKAGEVATTITTTSTTSNNNNNNANKLPFKIRQASFKISASKVAAVNLDDSSDESESDEDVMIQE